A window from Diachasmimorpha longicaudata isolate KC_UGA_2023 chromosome 5, iyDiaLong2, whole genome shotgun sequence encodes these proteins:
- the LOC135162276 gene encoding protein lifeguard 1 isoform X2, translating to MYGSGYAEDPMQDEIKGFGFSEKTIRNGFIRKVYSILMVQLLITAAAISWFMYHAPTRRFVHSHPAVFWSVFIITIVLIIVMACCTNVRRKAPMNFIFLFIFTVAEAILLATVASSYNADAVLMAAGITAAVCLALTLFAFQTKYDFTGCHTVLFVALVVLMLFGIIVTFIDGSKVMHLVYASLGALLFSFYLIYDTQMMLGGKHKYSVSPEEYIFAALNLYLDVVNIFMYVLAIIGSSRD from the exons ATGTACGGTTCTGGCTACGCTGAGGATCCTATGCAGGATGAAATAAAGGGCTTCGGTTTTTCCGAAAAAACCATTCGAAATGGCTTCATCAGAAAAGTCTACTCCATCCTCATGGTGCAGCTGTTAATAACAGCTGCTGCGATTTCATGGTTTATGTATCATGCACCAACGAGAAGATTCGTGCACTCCCATCCTGCCGTCTTCTGGAGCGTATTTATCATCACGATTGTCCTTATCATCGTCATGGCCTGCTGCACTAACGTCAGGCGCAAAGCTCCCATGAATTTTatctttctcttcatttttaccGTCGCTGAGGCGATTCTATTGGCCACCGTAGCCTCCAGCTACAACGCTGATGCG GTACTTATGGCAGCAGGAATCACAGCAGCTGTATGCTTAGCCCTGACACTATTCGCTTTCCAAACGAAGTACGACTTCACCGGCTGTCACACCGTACTCTTCGTCGCCCTAGTAGTCCTCATGCTCTTCGGCATAATTGTCACCTTCATTGATGGAAGCAAAGTAATGCACCTCGTCTACGCGTCTCTAGGTGCCCTCCTGTTCTCCTTTTATCTCATCTACGACACCCAGATGATGCTTGGAGGCAAGCACAAGTACTCGGTCTCCCCCGAGGAGTACATTTTCGCAGCACTCAATCTGTACCTCGATGTTGTCAATATCTTCATGTATGTTCTCGCGATCATTGGCTCTTCACGCGATTAA
- the LOC135162276 gene encoding protein lifeguard 1 isoform X1: MSNWQQPPNPGYYPGQQGYPYPPQPGYPPPGGDFNQGYPPPPAPGFVPPGGYGQGPPPPPTAAPFGGPPPGTGMYGSGYAEDPMQDEIKGFGFSEKTIRNGFIRKVYSILMVQLLITAAAISWFMYHAPTRRFVHSHPAVFWSVFIITIVLIIVMACCTNVRRKAPMNFIFLFIFTVAEAILLATVASSYNADAVLMAAGITAAVCLALTLFAFQTKYDFTGCHTVLFVALVVLMLFGIIVTFIDGSKVMHLVYASLGALLFSFYLIYDTQMMLGGKHKYSVSPEEYIFAALNLYLDVVNIFMYVLAIIGSSRD, from the exons ATGTCCAACTGGCAGCAGCCACCAAATCCAGGATACTATCCAGGCCAACAAG GCTATCCGTACCCGCCGCAACCCGGTTATCCACCACCAGGAGGGGATTTCAATCAGGGATATCCACCTCCTCCAG CTCCTGGCTTTGTTCCTCCCGGAGGTTACGGTCAAGGACCACCACCGCCACCCACAGCAGCTCCTTTCGGGGGGCCACCACCCGGCACCGGAATGTACGGTTCTGGCTACGCTGAGGATCCTATGCAGGATGAAATAAAGGGCTTCGGTTTTTCCGAAAAAACCATTCGAAATGGCTTCATCAGAAAAGTCTACTCCATCCTCATGGTGCAGCTGTTAATAACAGCTGCTGCGATTTCATGGTTTATGTATCATGCACCAACGAGAAGATTCGTGCACTCCCATCCTGCCGTCTTCTGGAGCGTATTTATCATCACGATTGTCCTTATCATCGTCATGGCCTGCTGCACTAACGTCAGGCGCAAAGCTCCCATGAATTTTatctttctcttcatttttaccGTCGCTGAGGCGATTCTATTGGCCACCGTAGCCTCCAGCTACAACGCTGATGCG GTACTTATGGCAGCAGGAATCACAGCAGCTGTATGCTTAGCCCTGACACTATTCGCTTTCCAAACGAAGTACGACTTCACCGGCTGTCACACCGTACTCTTCGTCGCCCTAGTAGTCCTCATGCTCTTCGGCATAATTGTCACCTTCATTGATGGAAGCAAAGTAATGCACCTCGTCTACGCGTCTCTAGGTGCCCTCCTGTTCTCCTTTTATCTCATCTACGACACCCAGATGATGCTTGGAGGCAAGCACAAGTACTCGGTCTCCCCCGAGGAGTACATTTTCGCAGCACTCAATCTGTACCTCGATGTTGTCAATATCTTCATGTATGTTCTCGCGATCATTGGCTCTTCACGCGATTAA